Proteins from a single region of Oncorhynchus keta strain PuntledgeMale-10-30-2019 chromosome 20, Oket_V2, whole genome shotgun sequence:
- the LOC127909948 gene encoding guanine nucleotide-binding protein G(T) subunit gamma-T1-like, with amino-acid sequence MPGVINMDELTDVDKAKMERDQKKIEVKLERWMTSKCCTEFMEAVQAGVEEDTLVKGIAEDKNPFKELKGGCVVC; translated from the exons ATGCCGGGGGTGATAAATATGGACGAGTTGACAGACGTGGATAAGGCTAAAATGGAAAGAGACCAAAAGAAGATTGAAGTCAAGCTTGAGAGATGGATG ACGTCTAAGTGCTGTACTGAGTTTATGGAGGCAGTTCAGGCCGGTGTAGAAGAGGACACTCTGGTCAAAGGCATCGCAGAAGACAAGAACCCATTCAAGGAGTTGAAAGGTGGATGTGTCGTCTGCTGA